One window of the Zea mays cultivar B73 chromosome 3, Zm-B73-REFERENCE-NAM-5.0, whole genome shotgun sequence genome contains the following:
- the LOC100283617 gene encoding dihydrolipoyllysine-residue acetyltransferase component of pyruvatedehydrogenase complex encodes MAWARLASRSRLRPAASAAGRSRHASTPAPPPPPSPPTTRTVPAATSAPPLRRLLLLPRHRFADATPSASTAWLLGARWRQGHGRRCFASAAYPAQATPGEASELVDVPLAQTGEGIAECELLRWFVAEGDQVDEFQPLCEVQSDKATIEITSRFKGKVHKIHFVPGDIVKVGETLLKMVVGDSQIVSPDNIVPSAGKSLGVESAVFSSEGNVPGGNLSTPAVRHLAKQYGISINEIVGTGKDGRVLKEDVLNYAVSKGVCKQQSLASEGNIGQVELLEEGKALLDEDFYEDKKILLRGYQRSMVKSMSLAAKVPHFHYLEEINCDSLVQLKTTFQNENKDQTIKHTFLPFLIKSLSMALSKYPMLNSSFIEETNEVVFKGPHNIGVAMATTHGLVVPNIKKVQSLSILEITKELARLHEMASQNRLSAADIEGGTITLSNIGAIGGKFGSPLLNLPEVAIIALGRIQKLPRFDDDENVYPSSIINVTVGADHRVVDGATVARFCNEWKSLVEKPELLLLHMR; translated from the exons ATGGCCTGGGCTCGCCTTGCCTCCCGCTCCCGTCTGCGCCCCGCGGCCTCCGCCGCCGGCCGATCCCGACACGCCTCAACACcggctccgcctccgcctccgtccCCACCTACCACACGCACGGTACCTGCGGCCACCTCCGCGCCACCGCTCCGGCGTCTCCTCCTGCTTCCGCGGCACCGGTTTGCTGACGCCACGCCCTCAGCATCGACCGCGTGGCTGCTCGGTGCC CGCTGGCGCCAGGGGCACGGCAGGAGGTGCTTTGCGAGCGCCGCCTACCCGGCGCAGGCGACGCCGGGGGAGGCGTCTGAGCTGGTGGATGTGCCACTGGCGCAGACTGGGGAAGGCATCGCCGAGTGCGAGCTTCTGCGCTGGTTCGTCGCCGAG GGTGACCAAGTAGATGAATTCCAGCCACTCTGTGAAGTACAGAGTGACAAAGCAACTATCGAGATAACAAGTCGTTTCAAGGGGAAAGTACATAAGATTCACTTTGTCCCTGGTGACATAGTGAAG GTTGGTGAAACTTTACTGAAAATGGTTGTGGGTGACAGCCAAATTGTTTCCCCAGATAATATAGTTCCATCCGCTGGTAAGTCCCTTGGAGTAGAGTCTGCAGTTTTCTCAAGTGAAGGCAATGTTCCTGGTGGAAATCTCTCTACACCAGCTGTTAGGCATCTAGCAAAGCAGTATGGGATCAGCATAAATGAAATTGTTGGGACAGGGAAAGATGGTAGGGTTTTGAAAGAAGATGTGTTGAATTATGCTGTCAGCAAAGGTGTTTGCAAACAACAATCGTTAGCTTCGGAAGGGAACATTGGTCAAGTTGAGTTACTAGAGGAAGGGAAAGCATTACTCGATGAGGACTTCTATGAAGATAAGAAAATCCTTCTCAG GGGATACCAGAGATCAATGGTCAAATCAATGAGCCTGGCAGCAAAAGTTCCACATTTTCATTATCTAGAGGAGATAAATTGTGATTCTCTTGTGCAACTAAAAACCACATTTCAAAATGAGAACAAGGATCAAACTATCAAGCACACTTTCCTTCCGTTCCTCATAAAGTCACTTTCTATGGCACTGAGTAAATACCCTATGTTGAACAGTTCTTTCATTGAGGAAACTAACGAAGTTGTGTTCAAGG GGCCTCACAACATTGGGGTGGCGATGGCTACAACACATGGATTAGTCGTGCCAAACATCAAGAAAGTGCAGTCGCTATCAATATTGGAG ATCACGAAGGAATTGGCGCGATTGCATGAGATGGCATCACAAAACAGGCTAAGCGCTGCAGATATTGAAGGTGGCACTATAACACTTAGTAACATAGGTGCCATTGGTGGCAAGTTTGGCTCTCCACTTCTGAACCTACCTGAAGTTGCCATCATTGCCCTTGGGCGGATTCAAAAGCTTCCTCGCTTCGATGATGACGAAAACGTTTACCCTTCATCCATAATCAAT GTTACTGTTGGAGCCGATCACCGAGTTGTTGACGGGGCCACGGTTGCAAGATTCTGTAATGAATGGAAGAGCCTCGTGGAGAAGCCAGAGCTGCTCTTGTTGCATATGCGATGA